Within Amycolatopsis sp. cg5, the genomic segment CGTAGTCCGCGTACTGCCGATAGACGCCGAGGCTGCGCAACGTCGGCTCGCAGACGAGGAACGTCACGTCGAACCGCGTGAACAGCCCGGAAGCGAAAGCGTCCGCGCCCGCGGTCATGTCCATCACCACGTACTCGCCCGCGCCGTCGATCATGTGGTTGAGCAGCAGCTCGGCCGCCCCGACCTTCGAGTGGTAGCAGGCGACGCCGAGGTCGGACTCCTCGAACTGGCCCGTCACCGCGAGCCGGATGCCGCCGACCTGGCGGAAGCAGGCTGCGGCGATCGGGTTGTCGTCGAACGGCCGGACCAGCCGCGAACCGCGCCCCGGCGGGGTGGTCTTGATCATCGACGCGGTGTCGGTGATGCGTGGATTGTCGCCGCGCAGGTATTCCTTGATCAGGCTCATGTGCTCGCCGAGCGTCGGCAGCGCGTGTGCCTCGTCCTGGCTCGCGCCGAGCGCGACGGCCAGGTGCTGGTTGATGTCCGCGTCGATCGCGAGCACGGGGCGGTCCGCGTCGGCGAGGTAGCCGGTGAACAGCGACGCCAGCGTGGTCTTGCCGCTGCCGCCCTTGCCGACGAACGCGATCTTCACTCGAACACCTTTCCGAAGATGATTCCGGTTTTCATTATTGGCCCTCGCAACGTACACCCGACTGGCCCACACCCGAACGGGCGATCAACACTCGAGTCTCGGGTTAGGGTTGTCGGGTGGCCCCCCTGGTGATCCGCACCCATACGGCTGGGGGTGACTTCGGTCGCCTGCGCGCCGAGTTCGTGCTGCCTGAGTCGTTCAGTCCCGATGTACTCGCCGAGGCCGAAGCCGCGGTCGGCGACCCGATCGAGCCGGTGGAACGGGAGGACGCCACCGGTCTGCCCTTCGTCACCATCGATCCACCGGGTGCGAAGGATCTCGACCAGGCGATCTTCCTCGAACGGACGCCGACCGGGTTCCGCGTGCACTACGCGATCGCGGACCTGGCGACCTTCGTCAGGCCCGGCGGCCCGATCGACCGAGAAGCCCGCCGTCGTGGCCAAACGCTCTATCTGCCGGACGGCAACGTCCCGCTGCACCCGCCCGTGCTGTCCGAAGGCGCCGCGAGCCTGTTGCCGGGGGAGACCCGGCCCGCGGTGCTCTGGACCATCGACACCGACGCCAGCGGGCTGCCGACCGGCACCCGGGTGCGCCGCGCGCTGGTCCGGTCCACCGCGCAATTCGACTACGAGACC encodes:
- a CDS encoding ATP-binding protein — encoded protein: MKIAFVGKGGSGKTTLASLFTGYLADADRPVLAIDADINQHLAVALGASQDEAHALPTLGEHMSLIKEYLRGDNPRITDTASMIKTTPPGRGSRLVRPFDDNPIAAACFRQVGGIRLAVTGQFEESDLGVACYHSKVGAAELLLNHMIDGAGEYVVMDMTAGADAFASGLFTRFDVTFLVCEPTLRSLGVYRQYADYARDFGVRLVVVGNKVTDADDVEFLSTEIGPDLLGWMQASGHVRAAERGRARPIGELEVHNLATLASMLSTVDSVDRDWARYQQQGVEFHLRNAAAWGSDRAGSDLAAQVDPDFVLGPALARN